A single window of Nicotiana sylvestris chromosome 5, ASM39365v2, whole genome shotgun sequence DNA harbors:
- the LOC104228896 gene encoding ninja-family protein mc410, whose protein sequence is MDENGLDLSLGLPCGGGAASEKSKSGSSSDSKVEEVDRDGKVINDFKNFLDGGTSSQKHDSGVGSQRSDSTKHEGNLLSSINVDVDASKKLNSGGFWVQNDSRPVEVEEDRRADVGDKRKNLFRESSQQKKQEREGHHADTHDKTRTSHISITTDEGSTAENEDVADSETVGSTSRQILQHDESSKRFVGSSGLAEVHKELRSVPASSGVELIGQRRFTISSEKDVKFGNIPYTIPFQGQSINIMNLPYSMPLNSNTVSTTSTTSYPVPGVMQVMATTSGDRPGSQPVIPANLPLMFGYSSVQLPTLDKDNLRGVASHLQQLHPSHGRGPLGSDMQKDGPNISQATTSSIPHKSSDSVQYDGRAMEHVKGNGRQHKAEETSNSRGEENVKGSNISFRAKDPPDQPRAEAVPSEFSTIRPGLAADLKFGGSGSYPNLPWVSTTGPGPNGRTISGVTYRYSSTQIRIVCACHGSHMSPDDFVRHASVEQTSQEPGTGVSSFPSSNPAASAQS, encoded by the exons ATGGATGAAAACGGTCTTGATCTGAGCTTGGGTCTGCCCTGTGGTGGAGGGGCTGCCTCCGAGAAAAGTAAAAGTGGGAGCTCATCGGATTCTAAGGTTGAGGAAGTTGATAGAGATGGCAAGGTGATCAATGATTTCAAGAACTTTCTGGATGGAGGCACTAGCAGCCAAAAGCATGATTCTGGTGTGGGTTCTCAGAGAAGTGATTCAACCAAACATGAGGGGAACTTGCTCTCCAGCATTAATGTGGACGTAGATGCTTCTAAAAAGTTAAATAGTGGAGGATTCTGGGTTCAAAATGATAGTAGACCAGTAGAAGTTGAAGAAGATAGGAGAGCTGATGTGGGTGACAAACGTAAAAATCTGTTCAGGGAGTCAAGTCAACAGAAGAAGCAAGAGAGAGAAGGTCATCATGCTGATACGCATGACAAGACCAGGACATCACACATTTCAATAACCACAGATGAGGGTTCGACTGCAGAAAATGAAGATGTAGCTGATTCTGAAACTGTAGGTTCAACATCCAGGCAGATTTTGCAGCATGATGAGAGCTCCAAGAGATTTGTTGGAAGTAGTGGTTTAGCTGAGGTTCATAAGGAGCTTCGCAGTGTTCCTGCTTCAAGTGGTGTAGAATTAATAGGACAAAGAAGGTTTACTATCTCTTCAGAGAAGGATGTTAAGTTTGGGAATATACCATATACTATCCCATTCCAAGGCCAATCAATAAACATCATGAACCTGCCTTACTCTATGCCTCTGAATTCTAACACTGTTAGTACAACAAGTACGACTAGTTACCCAGTTCCTGGCGTGATGCAAGTGATGGCTACCACAAGTGGAGATAGACCAGGAAGCCAGCCTGTCATACCTGCAAACTTGCCATTAATGTTTGGCTACTCTTCTGTACAGCTTCCAACATTGGACAAGGATAACCTCCGCGGTGTGGCTTCTCATCTTCAACAGCTTCACCCTTCCCATGGAAGAGGTCCTCTGGGTTCAGATATGCAGAAAGATGGACCAAATATTTCTCAAG CTACTACGTCATCTATTCCGCACAAGTCATCTGATTCTGTACAATATGATGGGAGGGCAATGGAGCATGTGAAAGGCAATGGGAGACAGCATAAGGCAGAAGAAACTTCCAATTCTCGAGGGGAGGAAAATGTGAAAGGAAGCAACATAAGCTTCAGGGCAAAAGACCCTCCTGACCAGCCCAGAGCAGAAGCAGTTCCTTCTGAATTTTCAACTATTAGGCCAGGTCTTGCTGCAGATTTGAAATTTGGAGGATCTGGTTCCTACCCGAATCTACCGTGGGTCTCAACGACTGGTCCTGGTCCAAATGGTAGAACAATATCTGGTGTTACTTACAGATACAGTTCCACCCAAATCAGGATTGTCTGTGCTTGTCATGGGTCTCACATGTCACCAGATGACTTTGTGCGGCATGCAAGCGTAGAGCAAACTAGTCAAGAACCTGGCACTGGGGTTTCATCATTTCCAAGTAGCAATCCGGCTGCCTCTGCCCAAAGCTGA